One Tamlana carrageenivorans genomic region harbors:
- a CDS encoding aldose 1-epimerase family protein, whose product MFTLENEYLEIAVKKTGAELCQIRAKNHQTDFMWDANPEIWNSYAPNLFPIIGALKDGTYMFEGQSFQLPKHGLVRNNPDVTLHKQSENSLTFKLGYSEKSLKIYPFKFEFFLTYTLEANKITLTHEVKNMDSTPIYFSLGGHPAFKCPVFQNDDYEDYTLEFEQEENAKTHMINMENGLISSKTKTIFKNTKTLQLTHDLFRADALVFKDLKSKKVVLHSKNHGPILTVSYPDYPYLGIWAKPTGDYVCIEPWLGIADHENTNQDFKSKEGIIKLEAQKSYLASYSIEIATTHLT is encoded by the coding sequence ATGTTTACTTTAGAAAATGAATACCTGGAAATCGCTGTAAAAAAAACAGGTGCCGAATTATGCCAAATACGTGCTAAAAATCATCAAACTGACTTTATGTGGGATGCGAACCCTGAGATTTGGAACAGTTATGCGCCCAATTTATTTCCGATTATTGGCGCCTTAAAAGATGGCACATATATGTTTGAAGGGCAATCATTCCAGCTACCAAAACACGGTTTAGTTAGAAACAACCCTGATGTGACACTTCACAAACAATCTGAGAATAGCTTAACTTTTAAACTGGGTTACAGCGAAAAATCGTTAAAAATCTATCCGTTTAAGTTTGAATTCTTTCTCACCTACACTTTAGAGGCAAACAAAATAACACTCACGCACGAGGTTAAAAACATGGACTCCACACCCATATATTTCTCGCTTGGCGGACACCCTGCTTTTAAATGTCCTGTTTTTCAAAATGACGATTACGAGGATTACACCTTAGAATTTGAACAAGAAGAAAACGCCAAAACCCATATGATTAACATGGAAAACGGACTGATTTCTTCTAAAACTAAAACCATATTCAAAAACACAAAAACACTACAGCTAACTCATGATTTATTTCGTGCCGATGCCCTAGTTTTTAAAGATTTAAAATCTAAAAAAGTAGTATTGCACAGTAAGAATCATGGCCCCATTTTAACGGTTAGCTACCCTGACTATCCGTATTTAGGCATTTGGGCAAAACCTACGGGTGATTATGTATGTATCGAGCCATGGCTAGGCATTGCAGACCATGAAAACACCAATCAGGATTTTAAATCCAAAGAAGGGATTATAAAACTTGAAGCTCAGAAGTCTTACTTAGCAAGCTATTCAATTGAAATTGCCACAACGCATTTAACATAA
- a CDS encoding DEAD/DEAH box helicase gives MANFQDLNLNTPLYNALDDLGFTTPTPIQEQAFNVVASGKDVIGIAQTGTGKTFAYMLPILKNLKYSRQENPRVLVLVPTRELVVQVVEEIEKLSKYINNRVLGVYGGTNINTQKQAIAEGLDILVATPGRLYDLALSRVLQLKSIQKLVIDEVDVMLDLGFRHQLINIFDILPERRQNIMFSATMTQDVDLLINDFFKNPERVSIAVSGTPLENINQVRYKVPNFYTKVNLLTNLLQDTEQYNKVLIFVAFKRMADRLFEQLDEFFKEELCVIHSNKTQNYRLRSIEQFREGHNRILIATDVMARGLDIDNVSHVINFDTPEYPENYMHRIGRTGRAERLGEALVFTTEKDQDAIEAIESLMKMQIPVLEMPEEVQISTELIEEERPQIKERNNPTKRKDEDAPGPAFHEKSAKNSKENLGGSYKFKIAAKYKKPKTRGDKNYNKRNKKK, from the coding sequence ATGGCAAATTTTCAAGATTTAAACTTAAACACACCATTATATAATGCCCTTGATGATTTAGGTTTTACAACCCCTACGCCCATCCAAGAGCAAGCCTTTAATGTGGTGGCTTCAGGAAAAGATGTGATTGGTATCGCACAAACAGGTACAGGAAAAACCTTTGCCTACATGTTGCCTATTTTAAAAAATTTAAAATATTCCAGACAAGAAAACCCGAGGGTTTTAGTATTAGTGCCTACCCGTGAATTGGTTGTACAAGTGGTTGAAGAAATTGAAAAACTATCCAAATACATTAATAATCGTGTGCTTGGGGTTTATGGCGGTACCAACATTAACACGCAAAAACAAGCCATTGCCGAAGGTTTAGACATATTAGTAGCCACGCCAGGCCGTTTATACGATTTGGCTTTGAGTCGTGTGTTACAACTTAAATCCATTCAGAAATTAGTGATTGATGAGGTAGATGTGATGTTAGACTTAGGATTTAGACACCAATTAATCAATATTTTCGATATTCTTCCGGAACGCCGACAAAACATCATGTTTTCGGCAACTATGACTCAGGATGTGGATTTATTAATTAATGATTTCTTTAAAAATCCAGAACGTGTATCCATTGCTGTTTCAGGAACACCACTAGAAAACATCAATCAAGTTCGTTACAAAGTGCCTAACTTTTACACAAAAGTGAACCTGCTTACAAATTTACTTCAAGACACCGAGCAGTATAATAAGGTGCTTATTTTTGTGGCATTTAAACGTATGGCAGACCGTTTATTTGAGCAATTAGACGAATTTTTTAAAGAAGAATTATGCGTGATTCACTCTAACAAAACGCAAAATTACCGTTTACGAAGCATCGAACAGTTTAGAGAAGGTCACAACCGTATTTTAATTGCTACCGATGTGATGGCACGCGGATTGGATATCGATAATGTATCACATGTTATTAATTTTGATACCCCAGAATATCCTGAAAACTACATGCACCGTATTGGTAGAACCGGTCGTGCTGAACGTTTGGGTGAAGCTTTAGTTTTTACAACTGAAAAAGACCAGGATGCTATTGAAGCCATTGAAAGCTTAATGAAAATGCAAATTCCGGTATTGGAAATGCCTGAGGAAGTGCAAATTTCAACAGAACTTATTGAGGAAGAGCGTCCGCAAATAAAAGAGCGCAACAACCCTACAAAGCGTAAAGACGAGGATGCTCCTGGACCTGCATTCCATGAGAAATCGGCTAAAAATTCTAAAGAAAATTTAGGTGGTTCTTATAAATTTAAAATCGCTGCTAAATACAAAAAGCCTAAAACTAGAGGCGATAAAAATTACAATAAGCGCAATAAGAAAAAGTAG